A part of Polynucleobacter sp. MG-Unter2-18 genomic DNA contains:
- a CDS encoding arylsulfatase: MFFKRFLVGVFSISIITGPVFAQSDSVQKQKKPNIVYFLVDNTGWGSFGVYGGTVATPNIDKLASQGIRFNNYNVEVQCTPSRSAIMTGRMPVRSGTYTVPWPGQGKAGMAPWEYTIAKLLSDSGYATALYGKWHLGDTQGRMPNDQGFDEWWGIPNTWDEAGYTQWPLFKESGVPVPMVWEGKKGQKSKPVIPLDLKIRPVIDEKYIIPKTVEYIKRNAAADKPFFVYVGYSEMHEPPMANPNFAGKSSQRGGLFADLVAEMDYRVGQVMQAVKDAGVEDNTIFIFSSDNAGGGASPQIGGATNGPWRGDFFNTPFEGSMRVPAMIRWPGKVPSGVVTEQMFAAVDWMPTIAGMVGSSNLVPKDRPIDGVDASQFMLGKSKTTGRDLYPFFGIDGELMSIKWKTYKTIFRYAQSPVSIQQPYVKAQIPMIYDLSSDPHEDNNLMYTDLTLGWVYAPSFKWIEGYEQSVKKYPNIKVGEDFKGYTNK; encoded by the coding sequence ATGTTCTTTAAAAGATTTTTGGTTGGAGTTTTTTCAATCTCAATAATTACTGGACCTGTATTTGCTCAATCCGATTCTGTCCAAAAACAAAAAAAGCCCAATATTGTTTACTTCCTTGTCGATAACACCGGGTGGGGTTCCTTCGGTGTTTATGGTGGAACAGTAGCCACACCAAATATTGATAAGTTGGCCAGCCAGGGTATTCGCTTTAATAACTACAACGTTGAAGTGCAGTGCACCCCATCTCGCTCTGCCATCATGACCGGTCGTATGCCTGTGCGTTCCGGAACTTACACAGTTCCTTGGCCGGGTCAAGGCAAGGCTGGAATGGCGCCATGGGAGTACACCATCGCTAAGCTGCTTTCTGATTCAGGCTATGCAACTGCTTTGTATGGGAAATGGCATCTTGGAGATACTCAAGGTCGAATGCCTAATGATCAAGGCTTTGATGAATGGTGGGGCATACCAAACACTTGGGATGAGGCAGGATATACACAGTGGCCTCTATTTAAGGAGAGCGGGGTTCCTGTGCCGATGGTATGGGAAGGCAAGAAAGGTCAAAAATCTAAACCCGTCATACCACTTGATCTAAAGATTCGTCCAGTGATTGATGAGAAGTACATCATTCCCAAGACGGTTGAATACATTAAACGTAATGCAGCAGCAGATAAACCCTTCTTTGTTTATGTGGGCTATTCAGAAATGCATGAGCCACCAATGGCTAATCCAAACTTTGCCGGAAAATCTTCTCAACGCGGCGGACTCTTCGCAGATTTAGTTGCCGAGATGGACTATCGGGTTGGGCAGGTAATGCAAGCTGTTAAGGATGCCGGCGTTGAAGACAATACGATCTTTATCTTCAGTAGTGATAACGCTGGAGGTGGTGCGAGCCCACAGATTGGTGGCGCCACCAATGGACCATGGCGCGGCGATTTCTTCAACACTCCGTTTGAGGGAAGCATGAGGGTGCCTGCAATGATTCGTTGGCCAGGAAAAGTACCATCAGGCGTGGTGACTGAGCAAATGTTTGCTGCAGTAGATTGGATGCCAACAATCGCTGGTATGGTTGGCTCATCTAATTTAGTTCCTAAGGATCGACCTATCGATGGTGTTGATGCCTCGCAATTCATGCTGGGTAAAAGTAAAACAACTGGTCGTGATTTATATCCATTCTTTGGTATCGATGGCGAATTAATGTCTATTAAATGGAAAACATATAAGACGATCTTCCGGTACGCGCAATCTCCAGTTTCTATTCAGCAGCCTTATGTGAAAGCACAGATTCCGATGATTTACGACTTGAGTAGTGATCCGCATGAAGATAATAACCTTATGTATACGGATCTGACCTTGGGTTGGGTTTACGCCCCAAGCTTTAAATGGATAGAGGGTTACGAGCAAAGTGTGAAGAAGTACCCAAATATCAAGGTTGGTGAAGATTTCAAAGGTTACACAAATAAATAG
- a CDS encoding arylsulfatase, producing MFLKRVLIGVLSISIAAPTVFAQSAPASSKKKPNVVFILADNVGYGDMGPYGGGELRGAPTPRTDELAKSGLKLTQYLVEPACTPSRAALMTGQYSIRNGLSLVAEAGTPSTLPGKAYTMGKLFKDAGYATAIFGKWHLGAAPQSLPGAHGFDQYYGLPPDVSWDSATYVAQAIQTHSYSNVPAKVLYEKGPWISQQKGNGPLERVKPFTMEVRAEIDNELTEKSIAFMKQENAAGKPFFLYLPFSMGHSPNLSSKQFAGKSRIGQYGDKLMEGDYHVGQIMDALKEMNIEDNTILVFASDNGSTGQYMMTYDRLGLGAPDMGSNGPFRGDLGEATEGAVRTFCFIRWPGHIAPNTSSYAMFSIMDFMPTFAAVLGAKLPTDRAIDGVNQLDTLTGKNKIGNREHLMSFIGADLVAVRWKQWRMYFRDMNRTGTGQQMLGGIAANSVPIYYPKVYNIEMDPHEDLQLVNYESISVNAFKVIQEYLASVKKFPNPPPANLTNFNQR from the coding sequence ATGTTTTTAAAAAGAGTATTGATTGGAGTTTTATCTATTTCAATCGCTGCGCCAACTGTATTTGCACAGTCGGCCCCAGCATCCTCCAAAAAGAAACCGAATGTTGTTTTCATTCTTGCAGATAACGTAGGCTATGGTGATATGGGGCCTTACGGTGGCGGTGAATTACGAGGTGCTCCTACGCCACGCACTGATGAATTAGCCAAGAGTGGGCTGAAGCTGACCCAGTATTTGGTAGAGCCAGCATGCACACCATCTCGTGCTGCATTAATGACCGGGCAATACTCCATTCGGAATGGTTTGTCACTTGTTGCAGAAGCTGGTACTCCTAGCACTTTGCCAGGCAAAGCCTACACAATGGGTAAATTGTTTAAAGATGCAGGTTACGCAACGGCAATCTTTGGCAAATGGCATTTGGGCGCAGCACCTCAAAGCTTGCCTGGCGCTCATGGATTTGATCAGTATTATGGTTTGCCGCCGGATGTCTCTTGGGACTCTGCCACCTACGTTGCACAAGCCATACAAACACACTCCTATTCAAATGTACCCGCTAAGGTCTTGTATGAAAAAGGACCTTGGATTAGTCAGCAAAAAGGAAATGGACCGCTTGAGCGTGTGAAGCCATTTACGATGGAGGTCAGAGCAGAGATTGATAATGAATTGACAGAAAAATCAATTGCATTCATGAAGCAAGAGAATGCCGCTGGTAAACCATTCTTTCTTTATCTGCCGTTCTCAATGGGTCACTCCCCCAATCTTTCCTCTAAACAATTTGCAGGAAAGTCTCGCATTGGTCAGTACGGCGACAAATTGATGGAAGGGGATTATCACGTTGGCCAAATCATGGATGCCCTCAAAGAAATGAATATTGAGGACAATACTATTTTGGTTTTTGCCTCTGATAATGGCAGTACCGGACAATACATGATGACTTATGATCGATTGGGTTTGGGCGCTCCTGACATGGGGTCAAATGGACCGTTTCGAGGGGATTTAGGCGAGGCCACGGAAGGCGCTGTTCGGACTTTTTGCTTTATTCGCTGGCCTGGTCATATCGCTCCAAATACCTCTTCATATGCCATGTTTTCGATCATGGACTTTATGCCTACCTTTGCCGCTGTCTTAGGTGCTAAGCTACCAACAGATCGAGCCATTGATGGAGTCAATCAATTAGATACGCTTACTGGTAAGAACAAAATAGGTAATCGCGAACATTTAATGTCCTTTATTGGCGCAGATTTAGTAGCAGTACGCTGGAAGCAGTGGAGAATGTATTTTAGGGATATGAATCGCACGGGCACTGGACAACAAATGCTTGGCGGAATAGCTGCTAATTCAGTTCCAATATACTACCCAAAGGTTTACAACATCGAAATGGATCCGCATGAAGATTTACAGTTAGTAAATTATGAATCCATTTCAGTTAACGCATTCAAAGTAATTCAAGAGTATCTTGCCTCGGTTAAGAAGTTCCCCAACCCTCCACCTGCTAACTTAACCAACTTTAATCAGCGTTAA